One stretch of Tenacibaculum sp. MAR_2010_89 DNA includes these proteins:
- a CDS encoding bifunctional UDP-sugar hydrolase/5'-nucleotidase: MKRRNFIKQLGGASTLAMVGGLTLPSFIQKKQKHITILHTNDTHSHIEPFKANHTRYANRGGVSRRASLIEQIRLENKNTLLLDAGDIFQGTPYFNYFEGALEFKLMSMLKYDVATIGNHDFDNSINGLYKQLPNAKFDFVSANYDFKNTVLDTHVKPYKIIFKDGIKIGIFGLGIELDGLVDKRMYKETTYLNPIEITQDITNTLKNEEHCDLIICLSHLGYYYRNNPDTISDLNLAKATKNIDLIIGGHTHTFLPKPTIIKNIDDKNTLINQVGAYGVNLGRIDFYFDENNNKSSNGTTILV, translated from the coding sequence ATGAAAAGACGCAATTTTATTAAACAATTAGGAGGAGCTTCAACATTAGCTATGGTTGGTGGACTAACATTACCATCATTTATTCAAAAAAAACAAAAACATATCACCATTCTACATACAAATGACACACATAGTCATATTGAGCCTTTTAAAGCAAATCATACTAGATACGCAAATAGAGGTGGTGTTTCTAGACGCGCGTCTTTAATTGAACAAATACGATTAGAAAACAAAAACACTTTGCTTCTAGATGCTGGAGATATTTTTCAAGGAACTCCTTATTTTAATTATTTCGAGGGTGCTCTTGAATTTAAACTAATGAGTATGCTGAAATACGATGTTGCCACTATTGGAAATCACGATTTCGATAATTCTATAAATGGCTTATATAAACAGCTCCCAAATGCTAAATTCGACTTTGTCTCTGCTAATTACGATTTTAAAAACACTGTTTTAGATACCCACGTAAAACCCTACAAAATCATTTTTAAAGATGGTATTAAAATAGGAATATTTGGTTTAGGTATTGAATTGGATGGGTTAGTAGACAAAAGAATGTACAAAGAAACGACTTATCTAAATCCTATTGAAATAACTCAAGACATAACAAACACCCTAAAAAACGAAGAACACTGTGATTTAATTATTTGTTTATCTCATTTAGGGTATTATTATAGAAACAATCCTGACACCATTTCTGATTTAAACCTAGCTAAAGCTACTAAAAATATTGACTTAATTATTGGAGGGCATACGCATACATTTTTACCAAAACCAACTATTATAAAAAATATAGACGATAAAAACACTCTTATCAATCAAGTTGGTGCTTACGGAGTTAATCTAGGTAGAATTGATTTTTATTTTGATGAAAACAATAATAAATCATCTAATGGAACTACTATTTTAGTATAA
- a CDS encoding 5'-nucleotidase C-terminal domain-containing protein, translating into MKLSYLFCFFLAITSCKKNNTHLSKITAKTIAIDSAIQSSEKIDNIIAPYKKKLADNMSKVLSYTPEKLTRKGINIQSNLGNLLADLCIEMATPIFKEKSNTSIDFSMFNHGGIRATIPAGEITKEHAFKLMPFENELVIAEITGNKVIELVNYFIKNNVANPLSKNIELIIKESNYSLKINGEIFDKNKTYSVLTSDFLQGGGDKMIFFRNPKKLTKLNYKVRDAIIDYFKKVDTLKTSIDNRIIIK; encoded by the coding sequence ATGAAATTATCATATTTATTTTGTTTTTTTTTGGCAATTACTTCCTGTAAAAAAAACAATACACACCTCTCCAAAATAACTGCTAAAACAATAGCAATTGATAGCGCCATACAATCTTCAGAAAAAATAGATAACATTATAGCTCCTTACAAAAAAAAGCTAGCAGATAATATGTCTAAAGTACTAAGTTATACGCCTGAAAAATTAACTAGAAAAGGTATTAATATCCAAAGTAATTTAGGAAATTTATTAGCTGATTTATGTATTGAAATGGCTACCCCAATTTTTAAAGAAAAAAGCAACACCTCTATTGATTTTTCTATGTTTAATCATGGAGGAATACGAGCAACAATTCCTGCTGGAGAAATAACAAAAGAACACGCTTTTAAATTAATGCCTTTTGAAAATGAGCTCGTAATAGCAGAAATTACAGGAAACAAAGTAATTGAACTTGTTAATTATTTCATTAAAAACAACGTAGCTAACCCCCTATCGAAAAACATAGAATTAATAATTAAAGAAAGTAACTACTCTTTAAAAATTAATGGTGAAATATTCGATAAAAATAAAACATACTCTGTATTAACATCTGATTTTTTACAAGGCGGTGGTGACAAAATGATTTTTTTTAGAAACCCAAAAAAGTTAACAAAATTAAACTACAAAGTTAGAGACGCTATTATCGACTACTTTAAAAAAGTGGATACCCTGAAAACCTCAATAGATAACCGCATAATTATTAAATAA
- a CDS encoding ABC transporter permease: protein MNIWKISIRNIKSKPLYSFLSIFILSLSITLLLGIQQLKKSFEAQIENNLSQIDLVIGAKGSSLQLTLASVLHIDNPTGNIPYKEAKKISENSMIKLAVPISYGDNYKGYRIVGTTNQFISLYKTELEKGRKVKKAMEVILGNTVAKELNLKIGDSFLSSHGLIENNIEVHSDKLTIVGILKPTQKVIDRLIITNLESVWETHDHGNNEHHEEHKHHEEHEDKEITSLLVTFKNPRAFLTIPRKINKHTSMQAALPKYELGKLYKYTNIGLQTISWIGYLILIISCVIIFISSYKMIKERAFDLAILRTYGANNYQLIKMVIYEGGIIVLIAFLLGLLLIKIALGTIVSLIQISNQQIILQELVFKDFLQIASFVFLMVFLSISLAIYPIINMNISTILSNEK from the coding sequence ATGAACATTTGGAAAATTAGTATTCGAAATATAAAATCAAAACCATTATATAGTTTTTTAAGTATTTTTATTTTATCGCTAAGTATTACCCTTCTTTTAGGTATTCAACAATTAAAAAAATCTTTTGAAGCACAAATTGAAAATAACTTAAGTCAAATTGATTTAGTTATTGGAGCCAAAGGAAGTTCTTTACAGTTAACTCTAGCTTCTGTTTTACATATAGATAATCCAACAGGAAACATCCCCTATAAAGAAGCAAAAAAAATAAGTGAAAACTCAATGATTAAACTTGCAGTTCCTATTTCTTATGGTGATAATTACAAAGGATATAGAATTGTAGGCACAACAAATCAATTTATCTCTCTTTATAAAACCGAGTTAGAAAAAGGTCGTAAAGTTAAAAAAGCTATGGAAGTGATTTTAGGAAATACCGTAGCTAAGGAACTAAACCTAAAAATAGGAGATTCTTTTTTAAGTTCTCATGGACTAATAGAAAATAATATAGAAGTACATTCAGACAAGTTAACGATAGTAGGTATTTTAAAACCAACGCAAAAAGTAATAGATCGCTTAATAATTACCAATTTAGAAAGTGTATGGGAAACCCATGATCATGGTAACAATGAACATCATGAAGAGCATAAACACCATGAAGAACACGAAGATAAAGAAATCACCTCTTTATTAGTAACTTTTAAAAATCCAAGAGCTTTTTTAACTATTCCTAGAAAAATTAATAAGCATACTAGTATGCAAGCTGCTTTGCCTAAATATGAATTGGGGAAGTTATATAAATATACAAACATTGGACTTCAAACTATTTCTTGGATAGGTTATTTAATTCTTATAATTTCTTGTGTTATTATTTTCATAAGCTCCTATAAAATGATAAAAGAACGAGCTTTTGATTTAGCTATTTTACGAACTTATGGAGCTAATAATTATCAATTAATTAAGATGGTAATTTATGAAGGTGGAATTATAGTATTAATTGCTTTTTTATTGGGACTCCTATTAATCAAAATAGCATTAGGAACTATCGTTAGTTTAATACAAATTAGTAACCAACAAATTATACTTCAAGAATTAGTTTTTAAAGATTTTTTGCAAATAGCTTCGTTTGTTTTCTTAATGGTCTTTCTTTCCATTTCTTTAGCTATTTATCCAATAATAAACATGAATATATCTACAATTTTAAGCAATGAGAAATAA
- a CDS encoding ABC transporter ATP-binding protein, with amino-acid sequence MLQTEYLTFQYKKGDPIFRFPNIALGKRENLLILGKSGIGKTTLLHLCSGLLTPLSGKIIINNTDINYLSNNELNTFRGKNIGLVFQKNHLVQSLNVFENLQARLFFSKKKTTNKEIEDLLKQLDIYDLKNKKVNKLSEGQLQRLGIALSIIHNPKVILADEPTSSLDDQNCNTVIKILKEQAKLTDANLIVITHDHRLKSHFQNSITL; translated from the coding sequence ATGTTACAAACAGAATACCTTACTTTTCAATATAAAAAAGGAGATCCAATTTTTAGGTTTCCAAATATTGCTTTAGGAAAACGAGAAAACTTGCTCATTTTAGGAAAATCTGGTATTGGAAAAACAACATTACTACATCTTTGTTCTGGATTATTAACGCCTCTTTCAGGAAAAATCATAATTAACAATACAGACATTAACTATTTATCAAACAATGAATTAAATACATTTAGAGGTAAAAACATTGGGCTTGTTTTTCAAAAAAATCATTTAGTTCAATCTTTAAATGTATTTGAAAATTTACAAGCTCGTCTTTTTTTCAGCAAAAAAAAAACAACTAACAAAGAGATTGAAGATCTATTGAAGCAGTTAGATATTTATGATTTAAAAAATAAAAAAGTAAACAAATTAAGTGAAGGTCAATTACAGCGACTAGGAATAGCTTTATCTATAATTCATAATCCCAAAGTTATTTTAGCTGATGAACCCACCTCTAGTTTAGATGATCAAAACTGTAATACTGTTATTAAAATTTTAAAAGAGCAGGCAAAACTAACCGATGCTAATTTAATTGTTATTACTCACGACCATAGATTAAAGTCACACTTCCAAAATTCTATTACATTATGA
- a CDS encoding GTP-binding protein gives MKKLPVTVLSGFLGAGKTTLLNHVLHNKKGLKVAVIVNDMSEVNIDAQFIENENTLSRTEEKLVEMSNGCICCTLREDLMVEVEKLASQNKFDYLLIESTGISEPIPVAQTFSFESEDGKIDLSRFSYIDTMVTVVDAFNFLKDFSSSDYLTTRSLTNIEGDNRTIVNLLTDQIEFANVIIINKIDLVTTEQVEELHAIIHKLNPEAEIITTNESQVELKNVLNTGLFDYEKAEASAGWVKELENEHVPETEEYGIGSFVFRNKKPFHPERFLTYLNQHFPQNIIRSKGLFWLASRPNQALLWSSAGGSCKADSAGVWWASMPFSERINYASFTENKDLIESTWDSSFGDRKIELVFIGQHLNKIKMIKELENCLLTDLEIQAWKKQLFPKQDQWPIAI, from the coding sequence ATGAAAAAACTACCAGTAACAGTATTAAGTGGATTCCTAGGAGCTGGAAAAACCACATTATTAAACCATGTACTACATAATAAAAAAGGTTTAAAAGTAGCGGTAATTGTTAACGACATGAGCGAAGTTAACATTGATGCTCAATTCATTGAAAATGAAAATACACTATCTAGAACTGAAGAAAAACTAGTAGAAATGTCTAATGGTTGTATTTGCTGTACACTTCGTGAAGACCTTATGGTAGAAGTAGAAAAACTAGCATCTCAAAATAAATTTGATTATCTATTAATTGAAAGTACAGGTATAAGTGAACCTATTCCAGTTGCACAAACATTTAGTTTTGAAAGTGAAGATGGGAAGATAGATCTTAGTCGTTTTAGTTATATAGACACAATGGTTACAGTTGTTGATGCTTTTAATTTCTTAAAAGATTTTTCAAGTTCAGATTATCTTACAACTAGATCACTTACAAATATAGAGGGTGATAATAGAACTATTGTAAATTTATTAACTGATCAAATTGAATTTGCAAACGTAATAATCATTAATAAAATTGATCTTGTAACCACTGAACAAGTAGAAGAACTTCATGCTATTATTCATAAATTAAATCCAGAAGCTGAAATCATTACAACTAATGAGTCTCAAGTTGAATTAAAAAATGTTCTTAATACTGGTTTATTTGATTATGAAAAAGCAGAAGCATCAGCTGGTTGGGTAAAAGAGTTAGAAAATGAACATGTCCCAGAAACTGAAGAATACGGTATTGGATCTTTTGTATTCAGAAATAAAAAACCATTTCATCCAGAACGTTTTTTAACCTACTTAAACCAACATTTCCCACAAAATATTATCAGAAGTAAAGGCTTATTTTGGCTAGCTTCAAGACCTAATCAAGCTTTATTGTGGAGTTCTGCCGGAGGCTCTTGCAAAGCTGATAGCGCAGGTGTTTGGTGGGCTTCTATGCCTTTTTCTGAACGTATTAATTATGCTTCATTTACTGAAAATAAAGATTTAATTGAATCAACCTGGGATTCTTCTTTTGGGGATAGAAAAATAGAGTTAGTTTTTATCGGACAACATCTAAACAAAATAAAAATGATCAAAGAATTAGAAAATTGTTTGTTAACAGATTTAGAAATACAAGCTTGGAAAAAACAGTTATTTCCTAAACAAGACCAATGGCCAATAGCTATTTAA
- a CDS encoding S9 family peptidase, with protein sequence MRYKLAIILLFILYNSYNLHAQNGKIIKKEKLILSKATLAKIQKADSNMISALKKVEFYSITYLSDSLKIKGFIAKPIREGNFPCIISNRGGTGNFGEWNETGVGFFLGKLASWGYVVAASQYRGYSGSEGKEEIGGSDVNDVLNLIPTLNEIENADTSRIGIEGASRGGMMTYLALKKTCTFKAAVVLAGAANAFTALKNRPEFEKHVYAKYIPNYNNNKEKELKKRSAVFWANKMCKTTPILIMHGSSDWRVQATESLELVSNLYKYKHPVRFILFEGADHGIREFRDEFFSQTKSFFDYYLRDLNDLPNMKLHGR encoded by the coding sequence ATGAGGTATAAACTAGCTATAATTTTACTTTTTATTCTTTACAATTCTTATAATTTACATGCTCAAAATGGAAAAATTATAAAGAAAGAAAAACTTATTTTAAGTAAGGCAACACTAGCAAAAATTCAAAAGGCTGATTCTAATATGATTTCAGCATTAAAAAAAGTTGAGTTTTATAGTATAACATACCTATCTGACTCATTAAAAATTAAAGGTTTTATTGCTAAACCAATTAGGGAAGGTAATTTTCCTTGTATCATTTCAAATAGAGGAGGAACTGGAAATTTTGGAGAATGGAACGAAACTGGCGTTGGTTTCTTTCTTGGAAAACTTGCAAGTTGGGGGTATGTTGTAGCAGCTAGTCAATATAGAGGATATAGCGGAAGTGAAGGAAAAGAAGAAATAGGCGGAAGTGACGTAAATGATGTTTTAAACCTTATTCCTACTTTAAATGAAATTGAAAATGCGGACACCTCTAGAATAGGTATAGAAGGTGCTAGTAGAGGTGGCATGATGACCTACCTAGCCCTTAAAAAAACTTGTACTTTTAAAGCTGCAGTAGTTCTTGCTGGTGCAGCCAATGCGTTTACAGCTCTTAAAAATCGTCCAGAATTTGAAAAACATGTATACGCCAAGTATATTCCAAATTATAACAACAACAAAGAGAAAGAACTTAAAAAACGATCTGCTGTATTCTGGGCTAATAAAATGTGTAAAACAACACCAATTTTAATAATGCATGGAAGCTCAGATTGGCGTGTTCAAGCTACTGAATCATTAGAATTAGTAAGCAACTTATATAAGTATAAACATCCAGTCCGTTTTATTTTATTCGAAGGAGCTGATCATGGAATAAGAGAATTTCGTGATGAATTTTTCTCTCAAACTAAAAGTTTTTTTGATTATTACTTAAGAGATCTTAATGATTTACCAAACATGAAATTACACGGAAGATAA
- a CDS encoding PhoX family phosphatase: MEYNRRKFISFLGKASLGAIISPPFLISCGKNSTPSNTKKVAYKNLEKLKKVTLEALAPTNEDNLVLTKGLEYHTIIKWGDKINDTDTFGFNNDFNCYIPFDDNNPKDGLLWVNHEYVNPLFVSNFNYRESKKLNQDKTKEQVDKEMYNVGGSIVRVKEEDGIWKIVPNDPHNRRITAKTPMNLNWDHPIKGKNTVIGTNSNCSGGITPWKTFITCEENYDSCFGETKYDETNVATHQPSSYGWEKFYNYPPEHYGWVVEIDPNSGAAQKHIALGRFAHECCTLYELKDKRVVAYTGDDKNDEHLYKFISSKPQSLKEGTLYVADTINGKWLALDWDSQPILKDKFKNQTEVLIRAREASKLLGATELNRPEDIEIDPITGNIFVSLTNNKSKGDFHGSILKIEENNFDFDALTFKASTYKAGGEANGFSCPDNLAFDLSGNLWMTSDISGNSMNRENKPYVPFKNNSLFVIPRHGIDAGKVVRVASAPMDAEFTGPWFSPDGKTLFLSVQHPGEQTRDLKNPTSKWPFDKDGIPKPAVVAITGDLIEKMNLLNKIES, translated from the coding sequence ATGGAATACAACAGAAGAAAGTTTATTTCCTTTTTAGGCAAAGCTAGTTTAGGCGCTATTATTTCACCACCCTTTTTAATTAGCTGTGGTAAAAATAGTACTCCTTCAAATACTAAGAAAGTAGCTTATAAAAATCTTGAAAAACTAAAGAAAGTTACTTTAGAAGCTTTAGCTCCTACAAACGAAGATAATTTAGTATTAACTAAAGGATTAGAATATCATACCATAATAAAATGGGGGGATAAAATTAATGACACCGACACTTTTGGATTTAACAATGACTTTAATTGTTACATCCCTTTTGATGATAATAATCCTAAAGATGGATTATTATGGGTTAATCATGAATACGTAAACCCCCTTTTTGTCTCAAACTTTAATTATAGAGAATCAAAAAAACTTAATCAAGATAAAACAAAAGAACAAGTTGATAAAGAAATGTACAATGTTGGTGGAAGCATTGTAAGAGTTAAAGAAGAGGATGGAATATGGAAAATTGTTCCAAACGATCCACATAACAGACGAATAACAGCTAAAACTCCAATGAACCTTAACTGGGATCATCCTATTAAAGGAAAAAACACAGTTATTGGAACAAATAGTAATTGCTCTGGAGGAATTACTCCTTGGAAAACATTTATCACATGTGAAGAAAATTATGATAGTTGCTTTGGTGAAACTAAATATGATGAAACAAATGTAGCTACTCATCAACCAAGTAGCTATGGGTGGGAAAAATTTTACAATTATCCTCCCGAACATTATGGCTGGGTAGTAGAAATAGACCCAAACAGTGGAGCTGCTCAAAAACATATAGCGCTAGGAAGGTTTGCTCATGAATGTTGTACATTATATGAACTTAAAGATAAACGAGTAGTAGCATATACTGGAGATGATAAAAACGATGAACATTTATATAAATTCATTTCTTCAAAGCCACAATCTTTAAAAGAAGGTACACTTTATGTTGCCGACACTATCAATGGGAAATGGCTTGCGTTAGACTGGGATAGTCAACCTATTTTAAAAGACAAATTTAAAAATCAAACAGAGGTTTTAATTAGAGCTAGAGAAGCTTCAAAGCTTCTAGGTGCAACTGAATTAAACAGACCTGAAGATATTGAAATTGATCCAATAACTGGAAACATTTTTGTTTCATTAACCAATAACAAAAGTAAAGGTGATTTTCATGGTTCTATTTTAAAAATTGAAGAAAATAATTTTGATTTTGATGCATTAACCTTTAAAGCTTCTACCTATAAAGCAGGTGGAGAAGCTAACGGTTTTTCATGCCCAGATAACTTAGCTTTTGATTTATCAGGAAATCTTTGGATGACCTCTGACATCTCTGGAAACTCTATGAACAGAGAGAATAAACCTTATGTTCCCTTTAAAAACAATAGCTTATTTGTAATACCACGACACGGTATAGATGCAGGAAAAGTAGTTAGAGTTGCCTCTGCTCCTATGGATGCTGAATTTACCGGACCATGGTTCTCTCCTGATGGTAAAACATTATTTTTAAGTGTACAACATCCAGGAGAACAAACTAGAGATCTAAAAAATCCTACAAGCAAATGGCCTTTTGATAAAGATGGTATTCCTAAACCAGCTGTTGTTGCTATTACAGGCGATTTAATCGAAAAAATGAATTTGCTTAATAAAATAGAATCTTAA